In one Actinomycetes bacterium genomic region, the following are encoded:
- a CDS encoding ABC transporter ATP-binding protein, giving the protein MTALQLENIRKVYQSGEGEIVAVDRASLEVGDAEIVALVGPSGSGKTTLLSIAGGLLSPSEGRVVVAGDDISGYDPKRLTKFRRESVGFVFQSVNLVPFLTARENLLVVAEFGRRDKKKSAARADQLLGELGLDKRKSNLPAQLSGGERQRVAVGRAFMNEPDLVLIDEPTSALDTKLGEQVMELIVTEVRARDTAAVIVTHDLRMTHYADRTLNITDGVLCDASTS; this is encoded by the coding sequence ATGACTGCGCTGCAACTCGAGAACATCCGCAAGGTCTACCAGTCTGGGGAGGGTGAGATCGTCGCCGTGGACCGCGCCTCCCTCGAGGTAGGCGACGCGGAGATCGTCGCACTGGTAGGACCCTCGGGTTCGGGCAAGACGACGCTACTGTCCATCGCGGGGGGCCTGTTGTCGCCGTCGGAGGGCCGGGTCGTGGTGGCCGGAGACGACATCAGCGGGTACGACCCGAAGCGGCTCACCAAGTTCCGGCGCGAGAGCGTTGGGTTCGTGTTCCAGAGCGTGAACCTGGTGCCCTTTCTCACCGCCCGCGAGAATCTGCTGGTGGTTGCCGAGTTCGGCAGGCGTGACAAAAAGAAGTCGGCGGCGCGCGCCGATCAGCTGCTCGGCGAGCTGGGACTCGACAAGCGCAAGTCCAACCTGCCCGCCCAACTCTCCGGCGGGGAGCGTCAGCGGGTGGCGGTGGGCCGGGCGTTCATGAATGAGCCCGACCTGGTGCTCATCGACGAGCCCACGTCAGCGCTCGACACCAAGCTGGGTGAACAGGTCATGGAACTCATCGTGACCGAGGTCCGCGCCCGCGACACCGCCGCGGTCATCGTTACCCACGATCTGAGGATGACCCACTATGCCGATCGCACCCTCAATATCACCGATGGCGTCCTCTGTGATGCATCGACGTCGTGA
- a CDS encoding ABC transporter permease produces the protein MKVALLELRRRPWRFAPAVIALVLLTVLLLVLGGLLDGLYNGFTGALRAQPGQLLTYAADAKLSVVRSRIDAATTAEVKRVPGVEQVGGLGVALVGAKVPGQATEASVALFGYERAPHGVPAPPRQTGQVYADTSLKAYGVRAGQTLLLGPTQYTVEVVGWVSDTNFLIQGGLWGNVETWQAALASARPDQVLAPGTYQVLTVSTAAGADPTRVAAAIDVATGGTTHTVTRSFAVDSLPGIKQQRSTFNAIIYTTFFVAALVVALFFALLTLERIGMYAVFKAMGASSGQVFGQVVVQAIVIAALSFVLGAMLALAARGVIPAQVPLQLTGGRAIEVAVGLIVMSTLGSALSLRRVVGIDPATAIG, from the coding sequence ATGAAGGTAGCGCTGCTGGAGTTGCGCCGCCGACCCTGGCGGTTTGCGCCTGCGGTCATCGCCCTGGTGCTCCTCACCGTGCTACTGCTGGTCCTGGGCGGCTTGCTGGACGGCCTCTACAACGGATTCACCGGGGCGCTGCGGGCCCAGCCGGGGCAGCTGCTGACCTACGCCGCCGACGCCAAGCTGTCGGTGGTCCGCTCGCGGATCGACGCCGCCACGACGGCCGAGGTCAAGCGCGTGCCGGGCGTCGAGCAAGTCGGCGGCCTCGGAGTCGCCCTGGTCGGGGCCAAGGTCCCCGGACAGGCCACGGAGGCCAGCGTGGCGCTCTTCGGTTATGAACGTGCGCCACACGGTGTGCCGGCCCCGCCCCGACAGACCGGCCAGGTGTACGCGGACACGAGCCTGAAGGCCTACGGGGTCAGGGCGGGCCAGACTTTGCTGCTTGGACCCACACAATACACGGTGGAGGTCGTCGGCTGGGTGTCCGACACCAACTTCCTGATCCAAGGCGGCTTGTGGGGCAACGTCGAGACCTGGCAGGCCGCGCTGGCCTCGGCCCGACCCGACCAGGTGCTGGCACCCGGCACGTATCAGGTGCTGACGGTCTCGACCGCTGCCGGCGCGGACCCGACCCGGGTTGCGGCAGCCATCGACGTTGCCACCGGCGGGACGACCCACACTGTGACGCGTTCCTTCGCTGTCGACTCGCTGCCGGGCATCAAGCAGCAACGGTCGACGTTCAACGCCATCATCTACACGACGTTCTTCGTGGCGGCTCTGGTGGTGGCGCTCTTCTTCGCTCTGCTCACTCTCGAACGCATCGGGATGTACGCCGTGTTCAAGGCCATGGGCGCGTCAAGTGGCCAGGTCTTCGGTCAGGTGGTCGTGCAGGCGATCGTGATCGCGGCCCTGTCGTTCGTGCTGGGTGCCATGCTGGCGTTGGCTGCCCGGGGTGTGATCCCGGCGCAGGTGCCGCTTCAACTTACTGGCGGCCGGGCAATCGAGGTCGCGGTGGGACTGATCGTCATGTCAACCCTCGGCTCCGCGCTCTCGCTGCGCCGCGTCGTCGGCATCGATCCCGCAACTGCCATCGGCTGA
- a CDS encoding ABC transporter permease has translation MLLASREIRRAPVRFGLLAGAIGLLIFLVFFQQTLLSALLNSFTGALQNQSGTVLVFSSEARENVEASVLSPDIVAKVAAVPGVGQAGPLGVATLTFLARGQQVDLAVIGAEPGKPGQPTKLISGRPATAAGEGVASAEAQGLAIGDTVTTAAGRSPVTIVGLTEQSQLSVLPTLFVAYATYMTLRKAANPDATAVLASAVAVIPSSGVSQQAVAASINATVPGVAALTRSEAVANAPGVSSTKGSIAIVLALAVVVVALVTGFFFLILTVQKTASLTLLRAVGVPASYLVRGLFHQVTLVLGVALLIAVGLLLAATATANAGLPLTIEPRALLTSTVVIVGLSLLGVAFSVWRVLRIEPVQAVSRPGLGGIE, from the coding sequence GTGCTCCTGGCCAGTCGTGAGATCCGGCGTGCACCCGTGCGTTTCGGTCTGCTGGCCGGGGCTATCGGCCTGCTCATCTTCTTGGTGTTCTTCCAGCAGACGCTGCTGTCGGCGCTGCTCAACAGCTTCACCGGCGCGCTGCAGAACCAGTCGGGCACCGTCCTGGTCTTCAGCTCAGAAGCTCGCGAGAATGTCGAAGCCAGCGTGCTGAGCCCGGACATCGTTGCCAAGGTGGCCGCGGTACCGGGGGTGGGCCAGGCCGGACCACTGGGCGTGGCCACGCTGACCTTCCTGGCCAGAGGTCAGCAGGTCGACTTGGCCGTGATCGGAGCCGAACCGGGCAAGCCCGGTCAGCCCACGAAGCTGATCAGCGGCCGACCGGCCACCGCGGCCGGCGAGGGGGTGGCCAGCGCCGAGGCACAGGGCCTCGCCATCGGCGACACGGTGACCACTGCCGCCGGGAGGTCGCCGGTCACCATCGTGGGTCTGACCGAGCAGAGCCAGCTCAGCGTGCTGCCGACATTGTTCGTCGCCTACGCCACCTACATGACATTGCGCAAAGCAGCGAACCCCGACGCGACCGCGGTGCTGGCCTCAGCGGTGGCGGTGATCCCGTCGTCAGGGGTGAGCCAGCAGGCGGTCGCCGCGTCCATCAACGCCACCGTGCCAGGGGTGGCCGCACTGACGCGCAGCGAGGCGGTGGCCAACGCGCCCGGCGTCTCGTCGACGAAGGGATCGATCGCCATCGTGCTGGCGCTCGCGGTCGTCGTGGTCGCCCTCGTGACCGGGTTCTTCTTCCTGATCCTGACCGTTCAGAAGACCGCATCCCTGACGCTGCTGCGGGCGGTGGGGGTGCCGGCCAGCTATCTGGTTCGAGGCCTGTTCCATCAGGTCACCCTGGTGCTGGGGGTAGCGTTGCTGATCGCCGTGGGTTTGCTCTTGGCGGCCACCGCAACGGCAAACGCCGGCCTCCCGCTGACCATCGAACCGCGAGCGCTGCTCACCAGCACGGTCGTGATCGTGGGTCTCTCACTCCTGGGCGTGGCTTTCTCGGTATGGCGCGTGCTGCGCATCGAGCCGGTCCAGGCGGTAAGTCGTCCGGGACTCGGCGGCATCGAATGA
- a CDS encoding flavodoxin family protein, with amino-acid sequence MKSLIVCVSISQGNTRRVADRMAEVLHADVVEPEAVDPEALRDYDLVGFGSGIYFNRVHPRLWKLVRGLPRVDGVAAFTLFTSGGPELPRVGYSRPIRRQLTSKGFRVLDSFSCRGLDTVGPLRLVGGFNKGRPNERDLDRAAGFAARLNEQVMRSRTAS; translated from the coding sequence ATGAAGTCGCTCATCGTCTGTGTTTCAATCTCGCAGGGCAACACCCGCCGCGTAGCCGATCGCATGGCTGAGGTGCTCCACGCCGATGTCGTCGAGCCCGAAGCGGTGGACCCCGAGGCGCTGCGTGACTACGACCTGGTCGGCTTCGGGTCGGGGATCTACTTCAATAGGGTCCATCCGAGGTTGTGGAAGTTGGTCCGTGGCCTGCCGCGCGTCGATGGCGTCGCAGCGTTCACGTTGTTCACCAGCGGCGGCCCCGAGCTCCCGCGGGTGGGCTACAGCCGACCGATCCGTCGCCAGCTCACGTCGAAGGGGTTTCGCGTCCTCGATTCGTTTTCCTGCCGCGGCCTCGACACTGTCGGGCCGTTGCGCCTCGTGGGCGGCTTCAACAAGGGACGGCCGAACGAGCGTGACCTCGATCGGGCTGCAGGGTTCGCGGCGCGGCTGAACGAGCAGGTCATGCGCTCGCGCACCGCTTCCTGA